CAGGAGCCGCTCGACCTCAGCCGGCTGGGGGGCATCCTCATCAGCATCGCCGGCGTGCTGGTCATCGGCCTGGGGAACATCCTGGGCGGCGACGCCGCGTCGACCCCCGAGCAGACGCACGCGGTGATGATCGCCGATCTGCTCCTCATCGGCGCGGTGATCTCGTGGGGGGCGTACGTGACCCTGAGCCGCCCCCTGATCGTCCGCCACGGGGCGCTGCCGACCCTGGCCGGGACGTTCCTCGTCGGCTTCCTGCTGCAGATCCCGATCGCCGCCCTGACGGCCCCCGCGTGGGTCCCCCAGCTCCGCCTGGCCACGCCCGCGGCCTGGATCTGCCTGGCCGTGCTGGCCTTCGCGATCACGCCGATGAACCTGGCGCTGCAGAACCTGGCGCTCCGCCGTCTGGACGCCAGCCAGGTCGCCACGTTCAGCAACGTCGCGCCCGTGCTCACCGTGGTCTGGGGCGTCTGGCTGTTCGGCGAGGTCCTCTCGCCGGCCCTGGTCGTCGGCGGCCTGCTGACGCTGCTGGGCGTCTTCTGGACCAGCCGCCCCGCCCCCCGGCGTGCGAAGTCCGCGGCGACCCTCCCCGCCTGGCCGGCCGAGGCCCCCGCCGCCTGCCCCGCGGAATGAGGCGAGCGATCGTCCTTCTCCCCTCGTGGGAGAAGGACGATTCGCGAAGCCCGTTTTTTACTTCGCGGCGCCGGCGTGGGCCTTGCCCTCGCCCGTCGCGGCTTCGATGAGCTTCTTGGCCTTGCCGGGGTGCTCCTTGCATTCCAGCAGGGCCGAGAGCATCAGGGGGGCGACGATGGTGGCGTCGGACTCGATGACGAACATCGGCGTGTCTTCGGTCAGCTTGTCCCAGGTTATCTTCTCGTTCGGGGTCGCCCCGGAGTACGAGCCGTACGACGTCGTCGAGTCGGAGATCTGGCAGAAGTACGCCCAGGGCTTCACCGGCTCTTCCAGGTCGTACTTGATCGAGGGGACGACGCAGATGGGGAAGTCGCCGGCGATGCCGCCGCCGATCTGGAAGAAGCCGATGCCCCGGCCCTCGGACAGCTCGCGGTAGCGGTCGTAGAAGTCGGCCATGTACTCGATGCCCGACTTGGCGATCGACGCCTCGCACTCGCCCAGCTTGACGTGCGACGCGAAGATGTTGCCGAACGTCGAGTCCTCGTAGCCGGGGACGACCAGCGGCAGCCGGGCGCGGGCCGCGGCCAGGAGCCAGCACTCCTCGGGGTCGCCCTCGTAGAGGTCGTCGCCGATCGTCAGGACGAGGTCGTAGAAGTACTCGTGCCAGAACTTCCGCGTCTTCTTCGCGGCGGCCTCCTTCCACATCGGCACGATGAACTTCTCGACGGCGCGGAAGGCCTCGTCCTCGGGGATGCTCGTGTCGGTCACCCGCCGCATCCGCTCTTCGAGGATCTTGGTGTCGTCCTTCTTGGCGAAGTAGCGGTACTCGGGGAAGTCCTTGTAGCTGTGGTGGGCGACCAGCCGGAAGAGCGACTCTTCGAGGTTGGCGCCCGTGACCGACATGCCGTGGATCAGCCCGGCGCGGATGGCCGGCGCCAGGGTGATCCCGAGCTGCGCCGACGACATGGCGCCGGCGACCGCCCAGAACATCTTGCCGCCCGACTCGACGTGCCGCCAGTACGCGAGGGTCGCGTCGCGCGTGGCCCGCGCGTTGAAGTTCTTGTAGTTCTTGAGGACGAATTCCAGCATCTTCATCGGTCGATCTCGACTGTATGACGTTCACGGCCCGCACCGCCGCGGCGCATGGTCGGCGGGGAACCCTCCCGGCTCGAAGTTCCAGCTTACCGGAATCCCCGCCGCCTGTAACGGCCTCCGGCGGCGAGGGCCCGGCGTCGCCCGCGGATTCGACCGAGGTCCTCCCCCGTCCGGGGTTTGCGGGAAGGGGGCGGTTGACGTTGCCGAGATCGCGGAACTCGGATTAAATGGCCGACGGCGCGCCGGACCGAAGGATCGATCGATGCGCCGCTCCAGGTCGCTCGGCGCCCGGGGCGTTGATCCCCCACGGAGGAGGAATGCCCGTGTCGTCCGCCCCGCCCGCCGACGAAGCCGCGCGCCAGAAAGGCCCGCCGCCCTCTCGCGACCGTCGATCGCCCCTGCGCGAAGCCCTGATGATCGGCCTGCTCGCGCTCACGCTCAACCTGGTGGGCAACGGCCGGGTGAGCCTGTGGGACCGCGACGAGCCCCGGTACGCCGGCGCGACCCGCGAGATGCGCGCCAGCGGCGACTGGGTCCACCCCACGTTCAACGCCGAGCCCCGCTACCACAAGCCGATCCTGATCTACTGGCTGATGCTCGCCGGCACGGCGCTGGGCGGCGACGGCCCGTTCGGCGCGCGGCTGGTCTCGGCGGTCATGGGGACGGCCACCGTGATCCTGGCCTGGGGCTGGACGAGGCGCGTTTTGGGCGCCCGCGCGGGGCGGCTGGCGGGGCTGGTGCTGGCGACGATGCCGCTCATGGTCGCCGAGTCGAAGCTCTGCACCACCGACGCGACGCTCGCCTTCTTCTACGTCGGCTGCCAGCTCGCGCTCTGGGAGCTGTGGACCCGGCCCTCGCGCGGGGCCGCGGCGGCCTTCTGGGCGCTGCTCGGCCTGGCGGTGCTCACGAAGTCGCCGGCCGCGCCCGTGCTGCTCGTCGCGTCGGTCGGCGTGGCCTGGCTCTGCGGCGGGCCCAGCCCGTTCGTCTACGCCCGCCGGCTGCACTGGCGGTGGGGACTGCCGCTCTTCCTGGCGATCGTCGTCCCCTGGAACGTGGCGATCCTGATCCGCTCGGGCGGGGCGTACTTCGACGTGGCCGTCGGCTACCACATCGTCCAGCGGGCCACGCAGGGCCTCGAGGAGCACGGCGGCTTCCCCGGCTATTACGTGGTGCTGGGGATGGCCACGCTGCTCCCCTGGTCGGCCCTCCTCCCGGCGGCCCTGGCGTCGGCCTGGAGCCGGCGGCGGGAGACGGCGGCGGCCGGGTTCCTGATCGGCTGGGCGATCGGCCCGCTGATCCTGCTGGAACTCGTGCGGACGAAGCTGATCCACTACTACCTGCCGGCCGTCCCCGCGCTGGCGGTGCTCGTCGCCTGGCTGCTGGTCCGCGTGCTCGAATCGCCGATCGCCCTGACTTCCGACCGCCTGGTCCGGCTCGCCGGCCGCGTGATCGGCGGCGTCGCCGCGACGATGGCGATCGGCCTGGCGGCGGCGGCCGTGGCCGTCCTGCCCGCTCCGATGCGCGCCCCGGCGCTGACCGTGGCTGCGATCGCGGCGGCCGGAGCGGTCTACCTGCTGCGCGAGTCCGCGGCCCGCCGGCCCCGCAACGCGCTGTACGGGGTCGTCGCCTGCACCGCCGCGATGGAGGTCGTCGTCGCCGGCTGGGGCCTGCCCGCGGCCGAGCCGTACCGCGCGTCGTCGCTGGTGGGGCGTCGCCTGGCGGCCCTCGAAGTTACGACCGGGGCCGCGCCCGCGCTCTGCACCTTCAAGCCCCCCGGGGCCGTCTACGCCCTGGGCCACCCCGCGCCGATCCTCAAGAGCCGCAAGGACTTCCTGGAACACCTCGCCCGCTGCGGCCGGTTCCTGATGCCGCTGACGCCCCACGAGCTGAAGCTGCTGCAGGACGATCCGGCGTTCGACGTGCAGGTCCACGAGACCGTCGAGGGCCTCAGCATCGAGAAGGTGCGCAACGAGATCCTCCACCTGTCCGTCGTCCGTCCCGCGCCCGAGTCCGCCCCGGAGGTCGCCAGGCCGGACTCGGACGAGCTGGCGCGCTGAGCCGAGGAGGAGATCATGGACGACGACTATCCCGACGACGAAGACGGCGACGCCCTCCGGCGGGTGGCGGACCTGGGCGTCGACATGAAGCGGCCGATGGAGATCGACTTCTTCGTCGCCGTCCCGAGCCGCGAGGCGGGCGAGGCCTTCGCGCAGGAGGCCGTGCAGATCGGCTTCCTCGTCGAGGTCTTCCACGACGAGGACGAGGACGCCTGGGACTGCCTCTGCACCAGCGAGATGCTCCCCACCCACGAGAACGTCGCCGCCGCCCGCCGCGAGCTCGACGACCTCGCCCGTCCCTTCGGCGGCCTCTGCGACGGCTGGGCCACGACCGGCGAGCCGGCCGACCCCTGAGTCGTTTTGGGGATGGAGGCGTTCAAGGGACGTTAGGCTTCGAGGCCGGATCGGCGCCCGAATGGCACCGGCCGGCGTCGGATGATGAGCCCCTCATCCGGCCTGCGGCCACCTTCTCCCACGAAGGGGAGAAGGACGATCTTCGGGGGCGGCGGGAGGCGGCGAAGGTGAAGCGAGCGGGCGTGCTGGTGGTGCATGTGACGAGCCACGGCTACGGGCACATGAACCGGACGGCGTCGGTCCTCAACCACGTGCCGGCCGAGGTGCCGGTGGTGATCCGCTGCCACCCCGACCTGTTCCCGAACTGGCGCGAGCGGCTGCTGCGGCCTGCGGACCTGGACGCCCACGCATCCGACTCCGGGGCCGTCAACCCGGTCGGCGGCAGCGGCGAGACCGACGCCGCGGCCACCCTCGCCCTCGCCGTCGACGTCTATCGCGAGGCCGTGACCCGGGTCGACGCCGACGCCGACTTCCTCCGCGACGTCGGGGCCGCCGCCGTGCTGAGCGACGCCCCGCCGCTGCCGCTCGTCGCCGCGAAGCGCGCGGGCGTGCCGGGCTGGCTGCTCGCCAACTTCACCTGGTACGACATCTACGCGCCTTACGCGCGCCACGCCGGCCCCGAGGCCAAGCGGGTCGTCGCCGCGCTGAAGCAGGCCTACCGCCAGGCCGCCGGCGTCTTCCGCGCCGAGCCGGCGCTCAGGATGGGCTGGCTGCCGAACCAGGTCGACGTGGGCCTGGTCGCCAACCCGGGCCGCGACCGCGCGAGGGAGCTTCGCGGCCTGCTGGGGCTGGGGAAGGCCGAAAAGCTCGTCTATTTCTACGTCGGTCGCTACGGCCAGGACGACCTGGACTGGGCCCGCCTGGCCTCGTTCGCCGCGCGCGGGGTCCACTTCGTCGGCTACCACGCCGCGCCGGCGGGGAGCCTGCCGAACCTGCACCTGGTCTCGGCCTCGGAGTGGTCGGGCGGCGACCTGATCGCCTCGACCGACGCCGTGGTCGCCAAGGCCGGCTACGGCACGATGAGCGAGGCGATGGCCCACGGCCGGCCGATCCTCTACCCGCCCCGGCGCGGCTTCGCCGAGTACCGCGCCCTGGACCGCGCCGCGAGGTCCTGGGGCGGCGGCGTCCCGGTCTCCTCGCGCGACTTCTCCGCCATGCGGATCGGCCCGGCCCTCGACCACGCCTTCGCGCTCGGCCGCCTCAAGCCGCCCTGCTCGCCCGTCGGCGCCGCGACCGTGGCGAAGCACCTGACGAAGCTCTGCCGATCGGGCCGGGCCGGCTCGTAATCGACCATCCCGGAGGGGTCGGACGGCCCCGCTTCCAGTCCTCGGCCGACCCTCGGGCCTTGCACCTTCCCCCGAGCGCGGCCACGGCGTCGCCCTCCCCTCATCAGCCCGGCCCGACGCGGCCGGGGACGGCCCCGGGCCTTGCAGGTCGGGGCGGCGGCGGGCAGACTCGACGTGAGCTGAATCATCCGAGGCCCGGGCCTGAGGACGCAACATCTCATGATTCGTAGAATCGACGCCGTCCGCCTCGTCGTCTTGCTCGCGGTCATGCTCGCCGCCCCGGCTCGCGACGTCCGCGGCGACGACTGGCCGGCGCGGGGGCGCGAGGTGGTCGCGAAGGTCCGCGAGTATTTCTACGACCTCGCCCGGGCCGAGGCCTGGGCCGAGAAGCACGCGGGCTACGCCGACGAGGCGCGCGATGGAGACGCGTTCGCGGCGGCGACGCGCCGGGCGCTGGCCGAATTGCAGGCGTCGCACACGGCGTATTTCACGACCGACGACCCGGAGTATTACGGCCTGGCGTCGATCTTCCACGGGATGGCGGGGATGCCGCCCGCGGAGGTCGAGTCGATCGGCGTGGACGTCGCGCCGGGGGGCTTCGTCCGGCGGGTCTTCGCGGGGAGTCCGGCGGAGGCGGCGGGGCTCCGTCGCGGGGACGAGATCGTCTCGGCCGACGGCCGGCCGTTCCAGCCCGTCGCCTCGCTCCGCGGGCGGGACGGCCGCGAGGTCGCTCTGGAGGTCCGCAGCCGCGCGGGCGAGGAGCCGCGACGGGTGGTCGTGTTCCCCCGGCGGATCGACCCCGGGCGCGAGTGGCTCGACGACCAGGAGATGGGCGCGCGGGTGGTGGATCGGGGCGGCAGGCGGGTCGCGCTGATGCGGCTCTTCTCGGCCGCCGGCGAGGCCCATCAGGAGGCCGTCCGCGACGCGGTCGCGGCGAAGTTCGCCGACGCCGACGCCCTGGTCCTGGACCTTCGCGGCGGCTGGGGAGGCGCCTCGCCGGGCTTCGTCTCGATCTTCGACCGCGCGCCCCCGGTCCTCGAACAGGTCCGCCGCGACGGCGCCCGGGCGAAGTACGATCCGCAATGGCGCAAGCCCCTGGTCCTGCTGGTCGACGGCGGGTCGAAGAGCGGCAAGGAGGTCGTCGCCTTCGCGGTCCGCAAGCACCGTCTGGGCGCGATCGTCGGCGAGAACACCGGAGGCGCGGTCCTGGCCGGCCGCGGCTTCCCGATGGGGGGCGGCCTGCTGTACCTGGCCGTTTCCGACGTCCTCGTCGACGGCGAACGGCTGGAAGGCCGCGGCGTTCACCCCGACGTCGAGGCCTCCGACCGACTCCCTTACGCCGAGGGGGCCGACCCCCAGCTCGACGCGGCCCTCGACGCCGCCGCGAGCCCGCCCCCCGGGCCGCGTCCGCAGCCCTGAAGCGCCGAGGGGGCCGCAAGAGCCGGATCGACGTCCGAGCGCCCGAGGCGACGCGTCGGACGCGACCGCCGCGAACTTGCTTTCACGAATCCCCCGGGGCATACTCGCGAATCCCGGACGCCGTCCGTCCGGGGGACCGCACACGAGGCCGCCGGCCCCCGCTCAAAGTCGTGGTCGCGGCGGCCGGAGGAACCTCCGTTGAGCCGTTTCGATCGAGCGAAAGCCCGCCCCCGCACGT
The DNA window shown above is from Paludisphaera mucosa and carries:
- a CDS encoding DMT family transporter, translated to MSTRASRTEQETTGMETRTGRAPGDEGAGREARDATTTQDHGRDDRPAHTPDLRAYAYLGIMIFLGSTTSPLAQVAVRQLPIGLVPLLRFGTAGLCLIPFVGGFGRVRELIRRDWRRLLLVAACCVPINQFFFLTAAKLGTNAHVGLFYATVPLIVWVLAWMIGQEPLDLSRLGGILISIAGVLVIGLGNILGGDAASTPEQTHAVMIADLLLIGAVISWGAYVTLSRPLIVRHGALPTLAGTFLVGFLLQIPIAALTAPAWVPQLRLATPAAWICLAVLAFAITPMNLALQNLALRRLDASQVATFSNVAPVLTVVWGVWLFGEVLSPALVVGGLLTLLGVFWTSRPAPRRAKSAATLPAWPAEAPAACPAE
- a CDS encoding deoxyhypusine synthase family protein — protein: MKMLEFVLKNYKNFNARATRDATLAYWRHVESGGKMFWAVAGAMSSAQLGITLAPAIRAGLIHGMSVTGANLEESLFRLVAHHSYKDFPEYRYFAKKDDTKILEERMRRVTDTSIPEDEAFRAVEKFIVPMWKEAAAKKTRKFWHEYFYDLVLTIGDDLYEGDPEECWLLAAARARLPLVVPGYEDSTFGNIFASHVKLGECEASIAKSGIEYMADFYDRYRELSEGRGIGFFQIGGGIAGDFPICVVPSIKYDLEEPVKPWAYFCQISDSTTSYGSYSGATPNEKITWDKLTEDTPMFVIESDATIVAPLMLSALLECKEHPGKAKKLIEAATGEGKAHAGAAK
- a CDS encoding ArnT family glycosyltransferase — translated: MSSAPPADEAARQKGPPPSRDRRSPLREALMIGLLALTLNLVGNGRVSLWDRDEPRYAGATREMRASGDWVHPTFNAEPRYHKPILIYWLMLAGTALGGDGPFGARLVSAVMGTATVILAWGWTRRVLGARAGRLAGLVLATMPLMVAESKLCTTDATLAFFYVGCQLALWELWTRPSRGAAAAFWALLGLAVLTKSPAAPVLLVASVGVAWLCGGPSPFVYARRLHWRWGLPLFLAIVVPWNVAILIRSGGAYFDVAVGYHIVQRATQGLEEHGGFPGYYVVLGMATLLPWSALLPAALASAWSRRRETAAAGFLIGWAIGPLILLELVRTKLIHYYLPAVPALAVLVAWLLVRVLESPIALTSDRLVRLAGRVIGGVAATMAIGLAAAAVAVLPAPMRAPALTVAAIAAAGAVYLLRESAARRPRNALYGVVACTAAMEVVVAGWGLPAAEPYRASSLVGRRLAALEVTTGAAPALCTFKPPGAVYALGHPAPILKSRKDFLEHLARCGRFLMPLTPHELKLLQDDPAFDVQVHETVEGLSIEKVRNEILHLSVVRPAPESAPEVARPDSDELAR
- a CDS encoding ribonuclease E inhibitor RraB, which codes for MDDDYPDDEDGDALRRVADLGVDMKRPMEIDFFVAVPSREAGEAFAQEAVQIGFLVEVFHDEDEDAWDCLCTSEMLPTHENVAAARRELDDLARPFGGLCDGWATTGEPADP
- a CDS encoding S41 family peptidase, whose translation is MIRRIDAVRLVVLLAVMLAAPARDVRGDDWPARGREVVAKVREYFYDLARAEAWAEKHAGYADEARDGDAFAAATRRALAELQASHTAYFTTDDPEYYGLASIFHGMAGMPPAEVESIGVDVAPGGFVRRVFAGSPAEAAGLRRGDEIVSADGRPFQPVASLRGRDGREVALEVRSRAGEEPRRVVVFPRRIDPGREWLDDQEMGARVVDRGGRRVALMRLFSAAGEAHQEAVRDAVAAKFADADALVLDLRGGWGGASPGFVSIFDRAPPVLEQVRRDGARAKYDPQWRKPLVLLVDGGSKSGKEVVAFAVRKHRLGAIVGENTGGAVLAGRGFPMGGGLLYLAVSDVLVDGERLEGRGVHPDVEASDRLPYAEGADPQLDAALDAAASPPPGPRPQP